CAGGAACACATAGGTGATCCGGGAGTCGCGCAGCCGGTGCAGCAGGGCCTCGCCGAGCCGCTCGTCCTCGTGCGGGACGTGCAGCTCGGCGCCCGCGACCCAGGGGAAGAACAGGTCGGAGACGGCGACGTCGAAGCCGAAGGCCACGAACTGCAGCACCCGGTCCGCGGCCGTCACCGGGAAGGAGTGGCGCGCGGCCATGGTCAGGTTGACCAGGGCCCGGTGTTCGACGGCCACGCCCTTGGGGCGGCCGGTGGAGCCGGAGGTGAACAGGACGTAGGCGAGGTCGCGGGCGCCGGGCGCCGGCCCCTCGTGGACGGGCGGCGGCTCGGTCGGGTCGGTGCGGTCGACGCGCAGGGAGGGCACGCCGAGTCGCCCGGCCCTCTCGGCGGTGGCCTCGGCCGTCAGCAGCAGGCCGGTCCCGGAGCAGTCGACCATGTAGCGCAGGCGGTCGTCGGGGTGGGCGCGGTCCAGGGGGACGTAGGCGCCGCCCGCGCGCAGCACCGCGAGGGCGGCGAGGCCCTGGTCCGCCGAGCGGGGCAGCAGCACGCCGACGCGGAATCCGGGGCGTACTCCGGCCGCACGCAGCCGGGCGGCCAACACGTCGGCACGCGCGAGGAGTTGGCGGTAGTCGAGGCGTTCCTCGCCGTGCACCAGGGCGGTGGCGTCCGGGCGGGCCGCGGCGACGTCCGCGATCAGGTCGGGGACCAGGCGGTCGGCGGGGGCGGCGTCGGCGAGGCGGTCGGCCTGCGCGAGGATCAGGCGCCGCTCGTCCTCGGCGACCGGGTCGAGGGACGAAAGGGGGGCGTGCGGGGCCGCGAGGAGGCCGTCCAGGAGAACGGTGAAGTTACGGGTCCAGCGGCGGACGGTCGCCGCCTCGAACAGGTCGGCGCGGTAGATGAACTGGGCGGCCAGGTCCTCTCCCCAGCGCTCCACATGCAGATGGAAGTCGAACTTCGCGGTGTCCAGGGCGAGTTCGAGCCGTCGGGTTTCGGTGCCGGCCAGTTCCAGGGTGAGGGCGGTGTCGTCGTCGTAGGCGAAGACGACCTGCACCACCGGGTCGTGTGTGGTCTCCCGGGCCGGCGCGAGGGCGTCTACCACCGCTTCGAACGGGGCGTCCTGGTGCGGGGCGGCGGCCCGCAGTGCGGTGCGGACGCGGGCGGCGAGTTCGTCGAGACAGGGGTCGCCGCTCAGGTCGACGCGCAGGGCGAGGGTGTTGGCGAGCATGCCGACGGTCTGCTGGAGCTCGGGGTGCTCGCGGCCGGACACCGGGTAGCCGATGACGAGGTCCGCACAGCCGGTGAGGCGGCCGAGGAAGGCGGCGTAGGCGGCGAACAGCACGGTGAAGGGGGTCGCCTCCGAGGTCGCGGCCGCCTCGGCCAGGCGGGCGCGGGTGGCGGCGGGCAGCCGGAAGGGTACGGTGCCGCCGGATGCCGAACGGACGGCGGGGCGCGGCCGGTCGGTCGGCAGTTCCAGGGTGGCGGGCGCGCCGCGCAGGTCCTGAACCCAGTGCTGTACGGCCGGTGCGTAGACGCCCGCTTCCTGCCGTTCGCGCTGCCAGAACGCGAAGTCCGGGAACTGCAGGGCCGGTTCGGGTGGGCTGTGGGGCCGGCCGGCCGTCTCGTCCCGGTAGGCGGCGCCGATCCCGTCGAGCATGACGCCCAGCGACCAGCCGTCGCAGACCAGATGGTGGGCGACGAGCAGGATGCGGTGGGTGCCGTCGTCGACCGCGTACACCGCGCAGCGCAGCAGGGGCCCGGCGGCCGGGTCGAAGGGGCGGGCGGCCGCCGTCCGCATCAGCGCGTCCACGCGGTCCGCGGGTACGCCCTCCTCGACGGTGAGCGCGGCCCGGCCGGTGGCCCGTACGAGCTGGGTCTGGGTGCCGTCGGGGGCGGTGCGGAAGACGGTCCGCAGGGACTCGTGCCGGGCGACCAGCGCGTCCAGGGCGCGGCCGAACGCGGCGACGTCGAAGGGGCCGCGCACGGCGAAGGCGGCGGGCACGTTGTACTGCGCGGTGCCGGGGTTCAGCTGGTCGAGGACCAGGAGCCGGCTCTGGGCGTCGGAGACGGGGAACTCGTACTCCTCGTGCGCCCGGGACGCCTCGATGGGGTCCTGGTCCGCGGCCGGCTGGGCGAGGTCGAGGGTGTCGGTCGTCATGGGTCAGTCCCCCTGGCAGGTGGTGAGGGCGGTTTCGAGGACGGCGGCGACGCGTGCCGCCGGGTCGGGTGCGAGTACGTCGCTGTGGGTGCAGGTCAGTTCGTGCACGTCGAGGCCGGCGGTGAAGGGCCGCCAGGCCGCGGCCTTCTCGGCCGTCGTGGCGTGGGACCGCCGGGTGGCGGAGAAGAGGGTCGTGCGGCCGTCGTACGGGGACGGACGCCAGGCGCGGGACAGGTGGATGTGGTGGGTTCCGGCGTCGGTCAGGGCGTGCAGGACCCGGTCCTCGAACGCGGCGAGGGGGCTGTCGCCGGTGCGGACCACCGCGAAGGCCTCCGTGCGACCGAAGGCGCCGGGCGGTGCGGGCCGGTCCGGGGCGTGGCTGTTGAGCAGGAGCCGCAGGGTCTCCCGTTCGACCACGTCCGCGGGCAGCCGGGGCGTGCCGGGCGGCCACGGCATCGCGTCCAGCACGGCCAGCAGCCGCACCTCCTGTCCGGCTCCGCGCAGGCGTACGGCGATCTCGTGCGCGACGGGGCCGCCGAAGGACCGGCCGACCAGCGCGTAGGGGCCGTTCGGCACCAGGGCGCGGATCCGTTCGGTGTAGGCGTCGGCCAACGCGCCGATGCTTCCGGGGAGTTGACCCACTCCCTCGGTGAACGCCGGGCTCTGGAGGGCGTGCACCGGGCGGTCCGGGTGGAGGTGCGGGAGCAGGGCGGCGAAGGACCAGCCGAGGCCCAGGCCGGGATGGACGCAGAAGAGGGGGGTCGGGTCGCCGCCCCGGCGGGGGGCACCTCGGCGGAGGGTGAGGAGCGGGGCGAGGTCGGTGTCGGAGGCGAGGTCGGCGGCGAGGCGGGCCGCCAGTGCGGCTGGTGTCGGGGCCGCGAACAGGGTCGCGAGCGGCACCGGTGTGGCGAGCGCGGCCTGTGCCTTCGACACCAGGCGCAGTGCGGTCAGCGAGTGGCCGCCCGCCGCGAAGAAGTCGGTGTCCGGATGGACGCCGGACGCGCCGAGGACCTCCGCGAACAGCGCGCACAGGTGCCGTTCCCGCTCGTCGCGGGGGGCTCGGGCGGCGGCCACGGTCCCGGCGGTACCCGAGGGCTCGGGCAGTGCGGCCCGGTCCGTCTTGCCGTGGCGGGTGAGCGGTACGTGGTCGATGCGGGCCCAGACGGAGGGGACCAGATGGGCGGGCAGGTGGCGGACTGCGAACTCCCTTGCCCGGGCCAGTGTTTCGGCCCGGTCCTCGTCGAGTGTGGCGTCCGGTACGAGCCATGCCGCCAGCCGTTTGCCGCCAGCCGCGTCGGGGCGTGCGGCGACCACGGCCCGCCGGATGCCGGGGCAGTCCGCGAGCGCGGACTCCACCTCGGCGGGTTCGATACGGAAGCCGCGGACCTTGATCTGGTCGTCGCCGCGTCCGGCGAAGTCCAGCACGCCGGCGCCCGTCCAGCGGGCCAGGTCGCCGGTGCGGTACATCCGGCTGCCCGGCGGCCCGTACGGATCGGCGACGAACCGCTCGGCGCTGTGCCCGGGCCGCCCGAGGTACCCGAGCGCGAGTCCGGTCCCGGCCAGGTACAACTCGCCGGTGCCGCCGACGGGCAGGAGACGCAGCCGGTCGTCCAGGACGTAGGCGCGGGTGTTGTCCAGCGGGCGGCCGACGGGGACGGCGTCCGGGCCGCCGTCGGCGGTGTGGGCGGTGGCGAAGACGGTCGCCTCGGTGGGGCCGTACCCGTTGACGACGGTGGTGCCCGGGCAGTGCGCTCGGATCCGGGCCACCGTGCCGGGCGCGAGCACGTCGCCGCCGGCCCAGATCTCGGTGAGCCCGGCGGCCGCCTCCGGCGCGATGTCGGCGACGGTGCGCAGCAGTTCGGGCGTGAGGAGCAGCGCGGTGAGCCGCCGCTCGGGGATCACCCGCCGCAGGAGGCCGGGGGTGACGGGCCCTGGCGGGGCCACGACGACGGTCCCGCCGTTCAGCAGCGGGATCCACACCTCGTACGTCGCCGAGTCGAAGGTGTACGGCGCGTGCAGGAGCACCCGCCGGTGCCCGCCACCCTGGAAACGAGCGTCGGCGGCGAGCTCGGCGATGCCCCGGTGCGGGACGACGACACCCTTGGGTTCGCCGGTGGAACCCGAGGTGTAGAGGACACAGGCAGCCGAGTCGGGGTGCACGGGGGAGGCCGACGGGAGCGCCGTCGCGTCCGGCATCCGTACGGTCTGGGGCGGGCGCCCGGCGACACGCGACGGGACTGCCGGACCACACTCCCCCACTTCCAACGCCCGTACCGACGAGGGCAGTTGTGCGGCGACACCGCCCGAGGTCAGCGCCAGTCGGGCCCCCGCCCGACTGGTCAGGAGGGAGAGGCGTTCCGGTGGCCGGGACGGGTCCAGTGGGAGCCAGGAGGCGCCCGCCTTGAGTACGGCCAGCTGGGCCACGACGACGGCCGGCGAGCGGGGCAGGAGGAGGGCGACCGTGTCGCCGGGCGCCGTGCCCGCTTCGACCAGTCGGGCGGCGAGCGCATCCGAGGCCGCGTCCAATCCGGCGTAGTCGAGGACCTCCCCGTCGGCCGACTCCACGGCCGGAGCGTCCGGGGTGCGCGCGACTTGCGCGGCGAACCGGCCGGTGACGGTGGCCGGTTCGGCCACGGGACGCCGCGGCCCGGTGGCGAGCGCGAGGAGCCGGCGGTGCTCCTCGGGCGGGAGTACGTCGATCCGATCGGCCGACTGCCCGGGATCGCCCGCCAGTTGTTCCAGGGCCCGGGTCGTACGGCCCGCCACGGCGGCCGCGGACAGCCCGCGCCGGCAGCCGACCGACAGCCACAGCCGCTCGCCCGCGACGACGGCCAGCGTCACGGGATAGTGGGTCGCGTCCGTGACCCGGACCAGGCTCAGCTCGTCCGAGCCGGCCTCGTCCTCGGGGCGCTGCGGGAAGTTCTCGAAGGCGAGGACCGAGTCGAACAACTCCCCCACGCCTACCGCGCGTTGCACCTCGGCGAGGCGCGCATGGTGGTGGTCGACCAGGCGGGACTGCTCGTCCTGGAGGCGGACCAGCAGGTCCGCCGTACTCTCGCCGGCGCGCAGCCGTACCCGCACCGGCAGGGTGTTGACGAACAGGCCGACCATGCTCTCGACGCCGGGCAGGTCGTGCGGGCGGCCGGAGACGACCGCGCCGAAGACCACGTCCCGGGCACCGGTGGTACGGGCCAGGACCAGCGCCCAGGCCGCCTGGACAAGGGTGTTGAGGGTGACGCCGACGGTGGCCGCCTGCCGCGTGAGGGCGGCGGTCGTCTCGGCGGAGAGCCGGACCTGGGCCCGGTCGCACGCGTCGTCGGCGGAGGTGCCGTCGGCGGCAGGGGGCACGAGCAGCGTGGGGTGCTCAAGCCCCTCCAGTGCCTGGGCCCAAGCCGCCTCCGCCTTCTCCCCCTCGTCCAGGGCCCGCCGGGCCAGCCACGCCAGGTAGTCGCGGTACGGCGCGGCGGGCGGCAGCGGCCGGCCCGCGACGAGGGCGGCCAGGTCCGCCTCCAGGACCGGCATCGACCAGCCGTCGAGCAGGATGTGGTGGAAGGACAGCAGCAGTTCGGCACCCTTGTCGTGGCGGGCGAGCGTGGCGCGCACCAGCGGTGGCCGGCCCGGGTCGAAGCGCCGGGCGGCGTCCGCGCGCAGCAGCTGCCGCATCCGGGCGGCCGTCCCGTCCGGGTCGAGCCCGGTCAGATCGGCCTCCCGCCACGGCACTCCGACCGCGCTCGGGATGATCTGCACGGGCCGGTCGAGGCGCTCGTGGCGGAAGCAGGCGCGCAGGTTGGGGTGCCGCCGCAGGAGTTCCGTCACCGCGGCACGCACCCGCCCCGGCTCGGTGCCCGGGCCCAGCCGGAACCGGGCCTGGACCAGATAGGGGTCGGGCCCCGTCGTGTCCCGCAGGGTCTGGAAGAGGAGTCCCTCCTGGGCCGGGGACAGCGGAAGGACGTCGTCGACTCGCCCGCTCACCGGTCGGTCACCTCGCTCTCGATCTCCTCGAAGTGCTGTTCAGGACCGGCGTCCTCGAAGTCGTCCGAGTCGTCGAACCCGAAGGTGTCTTCCAGCTCGGTGAGTTGGTCGAGGGTCAGGTCGACCAGGGGGAAGTCGGACGGGCTGTACGTGGCGGCCGGGCCGTCCGCTGTGGCCGCGACGAGCGCGGTGAGCTCCTCGGTCCACAGCCGGGCCAGCTCCCGCACCTCGTCCTCGGTGAACACGCCCTCCGCGTACGAGAACGTGGCCTCCAGGCGCGGCGCGCCCTCCGCGCCCCGGGCCAGGGTGTCGATCTCCAGGGCGTGGCCGACCGGCACCGCCTCGGGCCCGGGGTCGAGCAGCCGGCCGCCGGCCGCGTCGTCCCCGGCGATCCGGCCCAGGTGGGCGAAGCGGACGTCGGGCCCGGGCAGCGTGGCCAGTTCGGGGCCGGCCTCGGGGTGGAGGTGCCGTAGCAGGCCCCAGCCGAGTCCGGCGGAGGGCACCGCCCGCAGTTGTTCCTTCACCTGCTTGAGGGCCGCGGCCCCGGTGTCCGCGGCGAGGTCGAGCCGGACCGGGTACTGGGTGATGAACCAGCCGACGGTACGGGAGACGTCCACGGGCGCCGACAGGGCCTCGCGGCCGTGCCCCTCCAGATTCAGGAGGAGGGCCGTCCCGGTGCCGCGGTAGCGGACGGCCGCCCGGACCAGTGCGGTGAGCAGCACGGCGTCCGCTCCGCAGTGGAAGGCTTCGGGCAGGGTGACGAGCGCGTCCCGGGTCAGTCCGGCGTCCAGCTCGACGGTGACGCTGCCGCGCCGTGCGCCGACCCCACGGCCGGCGGCCAGTCTCGCGTCCTCGGCACCGGCCAACTGGCTCTTCCACCAGTCCAGTTCGCCACTCGCCCGGTCCGCTTCGGCGGGCAGCAGCCGCGCCCACCGTACGAAGGAGGCCCCGGGCCTGGTTGCCGGCTCGGCAGCGCCCTCAAGCGCCCGCGCCAGCTCGGGCCCCAGCACGCGCCAGGACACCCCGTCGACGGCCAGGTGATGCACGATCAGGAGCAGCAGTCCGGGCTGCCCGGGTCCGGTGTCGAGCCAGACGGCCCGCAGCATCTCCCCCTGTTCCGGGTCCAGTTCGACGGTCCGGGCGAGGCACTCCGCGAGGTGCGCTGCGGCGCCGTCGTGGCTGGTCGCGCCGTTCCCCGCGCCCCTTCGGGACGCGGGCACCGCGACCCGCTCGGTACGGACGGCAGCAGCGGGGCCCACCTCCAGCTCCCAGTCCGTGCCCTCGTCGTGCCGTATCAGACGCATCCGCAGCGCCGCATGCCGCTCGACGAGCCCCGCCACCGCCGCGCTGATGCGGTCGAAGCCGACGCCGTCCGGTACGGGGAACACCATGGACTGGGTGAACGTGCCGAGGGGAGCGCCCTGTTCGCGCCACCAGTGCATGATCGGGGTGAGCGGGAACCGGCCCTCGGGGAGGTCGGGGCCGGCGTCCGCCCCGACGGCGGCGGGGCGGGCCAAGGCGGCCAGCCGTGCGGGCGTGCGGGCGGTGAACACGTCTCTCGGGGCGAGCAGCAAGCCGGCCGCGGCCGCCCGGGCGGCGAGCTGGATGGCCATGATGCTGTCGCCGCCGAGCCGGAAGAAGTCGGCCGAGGCGTCGATGGCGGCCTGTTCGGTGCCGAGGACCTCGCCGTACAGCGCGCACAGAATCTGTTCGGCCGCGGAGGCGGCGCCTCGGTGGCCGGCGGGGCTCGCGGCGCGAGCGGCGGGCGCGGGCAGCGCGGTGCGGTCGATCTTGCCGTTCGACGTCAGGGGGAACGCGTCCAGCACGACCACGTCGGCCGGGACCAGGGCGGCGGGCAGCCGTTCGGCCGCGTGGGCGAGCAGGTCGTCCGGTGCCGGCGTGCGGCCGGCGGCCGGGACGACGTACCCGAGGAGTTGCGGCCGGCCCGCCCGTCCCTCGCGGACGAGGACCACCGACCGGTCGACACAGGGGTGTTCGGCGAGGACCGCCGCGATCTCGGCGGGTTCGACGCGCAGGCCGCGCAGCTTGATCTGGTCGTCGGTGCGGCCCAGGTGATGGGTGGTGCCGTCGTCGTCGCGCCAGGCCAGGTCGCCGGTGCGGTACATCCGGGTGCCGGGCGGGCCGTAGGGGTCGGCCACGAAGCGGTCGGCCGTCAGGGCCGGGCGGTGCAGGTAGCCGTGGGCCAGGGGGCCCGCGAGGTAGAGCTCGCCGCGGGTGCCCGGGGGCACCGGGCGCAGGCGTTCGTCGAGGAGGCGTACCCACGTGCCGGCGAGCGGGGTGCCGAGCGGCGGTGCGGCCGAGTCGGGCGTCAGCGGGCCACAGACCGTGACCGCCACCGTCGCCTCGGTCGGTCCGTACACGTTGTGGAAGCCGCGGCCGTCCACCGCCCAGCGGGCCACCAGCTCCGCCGGGCACGCCTCCGCCCCGACCGCGAGCACCCGCAGGTGCGGGTAGGCCCCGGCGGGCACGGTCGCCAGCACGGACGGTGTCGTCATGACCGCCGACACCCGCCGTTCGGTCAGCACCCGCCCCAGGTCCTCGCCGACCAGCATCCCCTCCGGCGGCAGCACCAGTGTGCCGCCCGAGCCGAACGCCATGCACAGGTCGGCCACCGAGATGTCGAAGGTCGGGGTGCCGAGCTGGAGCACCCGGTCCCCGGCGCCCAGGGCGAGGCGGTCGGACAGGGCCGCGGCGAGCGCGGCCAGGCCGGAGTGCGGGACGACGACGCCCTTGGGGGTGCCTGTGGAGCCGGAGGTGTGGATGACGTAGGCGGGGGCGGACGGGTCCGGGTGGGGGGCGTTCAGGGGCTCGCCCGCGTAGGCCTCCGGGCCCAGGACCAGCGTCGGCGCCTGTGGGCACGTGAACGCCGGGTCGTCCGTGACGACCAGGGCCGGCCGTACGTCGGCCAGCGTGCGGCGCAGGCGTTCGGCCGGGTGCCCGGGGTCGAGCGGCAGATACGCGGCGCCGGTGCGCTGGATCGCCAGCGCGGTCACCGGCCAGTCGGTGCCGCGACCTCGCAGCAGGGCCACGATCCGACCGGGTCCGGCGCCGTGCTGGGCGAGGAGCCCGGCCAACCGGTCGACCCGGTCGACGAGTTGGGCGTACGACAGGGTCCGCGCCCCCGTGTCGAGGGCGGGCGCGTCGGGCGTGCGGGCGGCCTGGCGGGCCACCAGGCCGGGCAGCGAGAGCGGTTCGACCGCGGCGGGGCCGGCCGAGGTGTCCAGGAGCCGGCGGCGCAGGCGGGCCGGCACGATGTCGAGGTCGGCGACGCGCAGCGCCGGGTCGGCCGTGATCTGCTGCAGGAGTTCGACGTAGCACTCCGCCCAGCGCTGGACCGCGTCGGGCGAGAACGTGTCGGTACGGACCTCGAAGCTGCCGATCATCGTGTCGCCGTTGTCCTTCACCACGCCGACGAGGTCGTGCTCGCCGCCGGTGTGGATGCGCTCCGGCTCGGCGAACTCCCGTACCGCGGACACGCTCGGCTGCTGCGTCAGGTGCATGAACACCCACTGGAAGAGCGGGGAGCGGCCGAGACTGCGTTCGGGGGCGGTGGCCGCGACGATCCGTCCGACCGGCAGGTCGGCGTTGGCGACGAGGTCGGGGAAGTCGGCGGCGAACACGGCGAGCAGGTCGGCGAAGGTGTCCTCGGGGCGCACCCGCCAGCGGGTGGGCACGGCGTTCATGACGTAACCGATGACCTGCTCCAGGCCCTTGGCGGAGCGGTTGGCGACGGGTGTGCCGAGCACCATGTCCTCGGCTCCGGTGACCCGGTGGGCGAGGACCGCGAACGCGGCCATCAGCACGCCGTAGACGGTGGTGCCCGAGCGGCGGGCCAGGGCGCGGACCGCGGCCGCGGTGGGCGCGTCGAGGTCGAAGCCGATGTGGACGATCTCGTCGGGGTCGCGGTCCGGGTCGTCGGCGGTGGACCCGTGGCCGGGGGCGGTCAGCGGGCCGGGGAGGTCGGCGAGGTAGCGGCGCCAGAAGGCGAGGCGTTCGGCGAAGACGCCGGCCTCCTCCAGCTCGCCCTGCCAGGCGGAGAAGTCGGCGTACTGCACGGCCGGCCGGGACAGACGTGGCTTCGTGCCCTCGCGGATCGCCCGGTAGGCCTCGGCGAACTCGCTCTGCAGTACGTCGAAGGACCACCAGTCGCCGATGACGTGGTGCATGCTCAGCATCAGCGTCGTGCGCCGCTCGTCGACGCGCACGAAACGCGCGCGCAGCAGCCGGTCGCCGCCGAGCTGGAAGGGGCGGCGGCGGAAGGTGTCGAAGGCCTGGTGGACGCTGGTGCCGGTGCCCCGCAGGTCGTCGTGTTCCAGGGCGAAGGGGCCGAAGTCCGGGAAGTCGACGTGCAGTTCGCCGTCGCCGGTGTCTGTCACGCGGGTGCGCAGGATGTCGTGGTGCTGCTGGATGAGGGTGAGGGCGGCCTCCAGGTGGGCCGGGTCCACCGGTTCGTCGAAGTGGTAGGCGCAGCACAGGTTGAGGGCCGGGGTGCCGGGATACAGCGACTCGTACACCCACAGGTCCTGCTGCGCGGGACTGAGCCGCACGGGCCGGGCGGGGTCCCGGGGCGGTACGACGGCGGGGATGTCCCGCACCCGCCCGCTCTGCACCATCCGCCGCAGCAGCTGGACGCGCTGCTCGCCGCCGAGGGCGCTGAAGCGGTCGGCGAGGGAGGCCGCGGGGCGGGCGGTTCGCTGCGGGCCCGGGGAGGGAGGGGCGGTCATGACAGGGTCTCTTTCAGTTCGGCCAGCCGGTTGAGGCTCGTGAGGACGTCGTCGGTTCCCAGGCCGAAGTCGACGAAGCAGGCGACCTCGTCGATTCCCAGCTCCGCCAGATCGGCGAGCATCTTGGCGCAGTGCCCGGGCGAGCCCAGCAGGCTGCCCCAGCTCAGATAGCGCTCGAACGCGAACTCCGCGAGCATCGCCGTCTTCTCCTCGGTGAGTGCGGCGGTGCCCGCGTCGGCGGTGCGGTTGGCGGCGGTCTGCCGCAGATAGGAGGTCAGGTAGGTCTTCAGCGGGGCGGCGGCGAGCCGCCGTACTTCCGCGTCGTCGGCACCGACGTAGGTGTGTGCCATGAGCGTGACCCGGCCGTGTGCGTCGGTGCCCCGCTGGTCGGGGGCGGCCGCGCAGGCGGTGCGGTAGCGGGCGATCCGGTCGGCGAGGTCGTCCCTGCTCTGGCCGACGGTCGCGCCGAGCACCCCGCAGCGCAGCCGCCCTGCCGCCTCCCAGGTCTCCGGGTTGCCGGAGGTGGTGATCCACAACGGCAGGGTGTCCTGCACCGGACGCGGCTGCGGCAGCACGCTCACCGGATTGCCGGTGCCGTCGGGGAACTCGGCGCTCTCCCCCGCCCACAGCGACCGCAGGAGCGGGACGGTGTCCAGGGTGCGGGCGCGGCGGTCGGCGTAGTTGCCGGGGGCGAGGGCGAAGTCGGCGGAGTGCCAGCCGGT
This is a stretch of genomic DNA from Streptomyces sp. NBC_00285. It encodes these proteins:
- a CDS encoding MupA/Atu3671 family FMN-dependent luciferase-like monooxygenase, whose product is MDLSVMFFGADSTAAQTRHERAYEDILTVARAADRLGFHAIWTPERHFQQVGQVFPSPPVLGAALAVATERIGIRAGSVVLPLHHPLKVAEDWAVVDNLSHGRVGLSVATGWHSADFALAPGNYADRRARTLDTVPLLRSLWAGESAEFPDGTGNPVSVLPQPRPVQDTLPLWITTSGNPETWEAAGRLRCGVLGATVGQSRDDLADRIARYRTACAAAPDQRGTDAHGRVTLMAHTYVGADDAEVRRLAAAPLKTYLTSYLRQTAANRTADAGTAALTEEKTAMLAEFAFERYLSWGSLLGSPGHCAKMLADLAELGIDEVACFVDFGLGTDDVLTSLNRLAELKETLS